The sequence TTACTACACGGTGGCTCAGGACAATGGCGATCCTAAAGTAAAGGCAGACATTCGGGATAAAGTTTTTCTGCTGGATGCTCCTTTCTCGGCACAACCCAAAGAGATTTATGCGGCTCAGTTCCGGTTCGAAAGTTTCGATTGGGGTAATGAGACGATGGCTCTGGCGACCGAACGCTGGTGGCAGAATCGCAAAACAATCACGAAAACGGTCAATCCGGGCAACTGGCAAACCGCTGTTCTGTTTGATCGTTCGTACGAAGATCGTTACACCAATCCTGGCCAGCCCGATACCAAACAGAACAAATATGGTCGTGAGGTGCTGAACCTGCTGCCCAACGACGAAATTTTGATGCTCAACATTCAGGGTGCATCACCCCAGGGCGACCGGCCATTTGTGAGCCTGCTCAACCTGAAAACCAAGCAGACTAAGGAACTCTGGCGCTCAGCAGCTCCCTATTTCGAACGGCCAATTGCTGTACTGGATGCGGCTAAACAGATCATCCTGACCACTCAGGAAACGCCTGATGAGAGCCCCAATTATTTTGTCCGCAATCTCAAAGCCCGTGTTGCTCCCGTTCAGGCGACGTTCTTCCCTCATCCCTATCCGCAACTGAAAGGGATTCAGAAACAGCAACTGCGCTACAAACGGACGGATGGGGTCGAACTGACTGCCACACTGTATTTACCAGTCGGTTATAAGAAAGAACAGGGTCCGCTGCCAACGTTCCTGTGGGCCTATCCTGCTGAATTCAAGAGCAAAGAAGCGGCCAGTCAGGTATCGGGTTCACCTTATCAGTTCAACCGGATCAGTTTCTGGGGTGCGGCTGCGTTTGTAACAATGGGCTATGCTATTCTGGATAATGCCAGCATTCCTATTATAGGTGAGGGCGATAAAGAACCGAATGATACGTATATCGAACAGTTAGTATCGAGCGCCAAAGCGGCTATTGACGAAGGTGTTCGGCTGGGTGTTGTCGATTCGAGCCGGGTAGGCGTGGGCGGTCACTCGTATGGTGCGTTCATGACGGCTAACCTGTTGACTCACAGTAAACTGTTTAAAGGTGGTATTGCCCGCAGTGGTGCCTATAACCGCACATTGACACCATTCGGTTTCCAGAACGAGCAACGCAGCTACTGGCAGGCTCCGGAGGTATACAACAAGATGTCGCCGTTCATGAATGCCGATAAGATGAAGACGCCCCTTCTGTTGGTTCATGGTGAAGCAGACAACAATACGGGTACATTCCCGATCCAGTCGGAGCGGTACTATAACGCCCTAAAAGGCTTCGGTGCAACAACTCGCCTGGTTTTCCTGCCTTACGAGAGCCATCACTACGATGCTAAAGAATCGCTGCTCCACATGCTATGGGAGATGAACGGCTGGTTGGATAAATACGTCAAGAATCCAGCCGCTGCCGGGCAGGCCAACAAAGCTGGTAAGGTGGGCGGAGGAAAGTAACTAGTTAGTTGAAGTAGCCAAAGAGTCGAGGAAGTCAGTAACTAAAAAGTTATTGACTACTCGGCTCTTTGGCTATTTTATGGGTTATCAGCTTGCCTGTTTTTACAAATAACTTCCTGTTTCGTGATTTCATCGCCAACTGTGGGCATTACTTAAGGCTGTTGACGGTGAATTGTCAAGTACTTATCTGCGATAATAAATACCTACTGATGTTGCTCTATTACGGGCGTTTTTTTTACCTCTGATCAAAAGATTCAGTTTACCAGACAGGTTAGTGAGCAATATTGTTTGTTGTAAGGACGGCTGAGCGAACAGGAAGAGATGATGATCATTACTGCTCCCAATTTAACGGCCAACGAGACTGTATTCCTAACGAATCACCCGTCGACCGAAGTAGACCAAACAGGACAGATATTGAATTGGCCAGAGTTACAAATCTGCAGACCTTATGCAGACAGACTAGGAAAGTCTAGAATCTTAATCGAAAAATGTAGGTACCAGCCGTCTACAGATAAGGAAAGCTATCCGTAGGCAACTGGCTTATGCAAAGACTTCGGGAAATACAGGCAACAACTCTACAATTGTACCAAAACGGACACCAGTTGTCCAGAATCGTACGGTGAGCTTGTGTCCTAAATTTGCAACTTTCTAATTATCAGTTGTTTGATGATTTGGTATGAAAGTTGGTCTTTTGCAAATAGCCACACTCGCGCTTTT comes from Spirosoma aureum and encodes:
- a CDS encoding alpha/beta hydrolase family protein, encoding MRYNLSMARQSLWLWLILGSTFSLVSRAQDAPTYQTPPKVLADLVTVPPTPTVRMSAKGDMMLIFEQASVPTIAELSQPELKLAGLRLNPANSGPSRMPYITGLKLKKLTDKDEKVITGLPSTPQISYVQWSPDETKIAFANSTDTQIDFYIADVSTATAKKVGSLALNATLGIPYRWVSDSKSLIVKTISPTRGTAPEVSRVPSSPTTQENVGGKRGQAPTYQDLLKNPSDERQFAYYTNAQVVRMSLDGVATNIGQPGIILSAEPSPDGQYVMIEMVHTPFSYLVPVRRFPLKTEVYAIAGSLVKTLNDGPLQESVAYSRDGVPTGPRDYNWRSDTPASVYYTVAQDNGDPKVKADIRDKVFLLDAPFSAQPKEIYAAQFRFESFDWGNETMALATERWWQNRKTITKTVNPGNWQTAVLFDRSYEDRYTNPGQPDTKQNKYGREVLNLLPNDEILMLNIQGASPQGDRPFVSLLNLKTKQTKELWRSAAPYFERPIAVLDAAKQIILTTQETPDESPNYFVRNLKARVAPVQATFFPHPYPQLKGIQKQQLRYKRTDGVELTATLYLPVGYKKEQGPLPTFLWAYPAEFKSKEAASQVSGSPYQFNRISFWGAAAFVTMGYAILDNASIPIIGEGDKEPNDTYIEQLVSSAKAAIDEGVRLGVVDSSRVGVGGHSYGAFMTANLLTHSKLFKGGIARSGAYNRTLTPFGFQNEQRSYWQAPEVYNKMSPFMNADKMKTPLLLVHGEADNNTGTFPIQSERYYNALKGFGATTRLVFLPYESHHYDAKESLLHMLWEMNGWLDKYVKNPAAAGQANKAGKVGGGK